A single region of the Brassica rapa cultivar Chiifu-401-42 chromosome A03, CAAS_Brap_v3.01, whole genome shotgun sequence genome encodes:
- the LOC103861931 gene encoding villin-4 gives MSVSMRDLDPAFQGAGQKAGIEVWRIENFSPTPIPKSSIGKFFTGDSYIVLKTTALKTGALRHDIHYWLGKDTSQDEAGTAAVKTVELDAALGGRAVQYREVQGHETEKFLSYFKPCIIPQESGVASGFKHVEAEEHITRLFVCRGKHVVHVKEVTFARSSLTHDDIYILDTKSKIFQFNGSNSSIQERAKALEVVQYIKDTYHDGTCEVATVEDGRLMADADSGEFWGFFGGFAPLPRKTANDEDKTHTSDIKKLFCVEKGQANPVEGDSLKREMLDTSKCYILDCGLEVFVWMGRTTSLDDRKTASGAAEEMIRSSERPKSQMIRIIEGFETVTFRSKFDTWAQVTNTTVSEDGRGRVAALLQRQGVNVRGLMKAAPPKEEIQAFIDCTGNLQVWRVNDQQKILLQAADHSKFYSGDCYVFQYSYPGEEKEEVLIGTWFGKQSVEEERASAVSMASKMVESMKFVPAQARIYEGKEPIQFFVIMQSFIVFKGGIGSGYKKYIAEKEVDDDTYNENGLALFRIQGPGPENMQAIQVDPVASSLSSSYCYILHNDTSVFTWTGNLATSTDQELVERQLDLIKPNLQTRAQKEGSESEQFWELLGGKTEYSSQKLTKEPESDPHLFSCTFTKEILKVTEIYNFTQDDLMTEDIFIVDCHSEIFVWVGQEVVPKNKLQALTIGEKFIEKDSLLEKLSPEAPIYVIMEGGEPSFFTRFFTSWDSSKSAMHGNSFQRKLRIVKNGGTPVAEKPKRRTPASYGGRASVPDKSQQRSRSMSFSPDRVRVRGRSPAFNALAATFESQNARNLSTPPPVVRKLYPRSVTPDSSKLAPKSSAIASRSALFEQQLKTPPQEPSIPKSLKASPKTPESPAPGSNSNGKEEKKENGKEEEKSMSSRIEYLTIQEDAKEGVEDEEDLPAYPYERLKTTSADPVSEIDVTRREAYLSSEEFKEKFGMTKEAFYKLPKWKQNKFKMAVQLF, from the exons ATGTCTGTTTCCATGAGAGATTTGGACCCAGCTTTCCAAGGAGCTGGACAGAAAGC CGGTATTGAGGTATGGCGTATAGAGAACTTCAGCCCTACCCCCATCCCAAAGTCTTCCATTGGGAAGTTTTTCACCGGAGACTCCTACATAGTATTGAAG ACAACAGCGTTAAAAACTGGTGCATTGCGCCATGATATCCATTACTGGCTTGGTAAAGATACTTCTCAG gATGAAGCTGGGACTGCTGCAGTTAAGACGGTTGAATTAGATGCAGCTCTAGGAGGTCGTGCAGTTCAGTATCGTGAAGTCCAAGGCCACGAGACCGAGAAATTCTTGTCCTATTTTAAGCCATGTATCATACCTCAAGAAAGTGGAGTAGCTTCAGGATTCAAACATGTGGAAGCTGAAGAACATATTACCCGCTTGTTCGTCTGCAGAGGAAAACATGTGGTCCATGTCAAGGAG GTTACTTTTGCTCGGAGTTCTTTAACCCATGATGATATTTACATTCTTGACACAAAGTCCAAGATCTTCCAGTTCAATGGATCCAATTCAAGTATCCAAGAGAGAGCTAAAGCACTTGAAGTGGTTCAGTATATTAAAGATACTTACCATGATGGAACATGTGAAGTTGCTACTGTTG AGGATGGGAGACTTATGGCTGATGCTGATAGTGGAGAGTTTTGGGGTTTCTTTGGTGGATTCGCTCCTTTACCTAGAAAAACAGCTAATGATGAAGACAAAACTCACACTTCCGATATCAAAAAATTATTCTG TGTGGAGAAGGGACAAGCAAACCCTGTTGAAGGAGATTCTTTGAAAAGAGAGATGCTGGATACAAGCAAGTGTTATATTCTTGATTGTGGACTTGAAGTGTTTGTTTGGATGGGAAGAACCACATCTCTTGATGATAGAAAAACTGCAAGTGGAGCAGCAGAA GAAATGATCCGTTCATCTGAGCGACCCAAATCGCAAATGATCCGCATAATAGAAGGGTTTGAGACCGTTACATTCAGATCAAAGTTTGATACATGGGCCCAAGTAACTAATACAACTGTGTCAGAGGATGGTAGAGGCAGAGTTGCCG CACTTTTGCAACGGCAAGGGGTGAATGTGAGAGGGCTAATGAAAGCTGCTCCACCTAAAGAAGAGATCCAAGCTTTCATTGATTGCACGGGGAATCTGCAGGTGTGGCGTGTGAATGATCAGCAAAAGATTCTCCTTCAAGCTGCTGATCATTCGAAGTTCTACAGTGGAGATTGCTATGTTTTCCAGTATTCTTATCCTggtgaagagaaagaagaagttcTTATAGGAACTTGGTTCGGAAAGCAAAGCGTGGAG GAAGAAAGAGCTTCTGCAGTGTCTATGGCGAGCAAAATGGTTGAATCAATGAAGTTTGTACCAGCCCAA GCTCGCATCTATGAAGGAAAGGAACCGATTCAGTTCTTCGTCATTATGCAAAGCTTTATCGTTTTCAAG GGTGGTATTGGCAGTGGATACAAGAAATACATAGCAGAGAAAGAAGTTGATGATGATACTTACAATGAGAATGGTCTTGCTCTATTCCGCATTCAAGGGCCTGGTCCTGAAAATATGCAAGCCATACAAGTTGACCCT GTTGCTTCATCACTGAGCTCCTCATACTGTTACATACTACATAATGATACTTCCGTCTTTACTTGGACTGGGAATCTAGCAACCTCAACTGACCAGGAACTTGTTGAGAGACAGCTTGATCTTATTAAG CCAAACCTACAGACTAGAGCACAAAAGGAAGGTTCAGAATCAGAACAGTTCTGGGAGTTATTAGGAGGCAAAACTGAATATTCGAGCCAAAAGCTCACAAAGGAACCTGAGAGTGACCCTCACTTGTTCTCCTGCACATTCACTAAAG AAATTCTGAAGGTGACAGAGATATATAACTTCACACAGGATGACTTGATGACAGAAGATATATTTATAGTAGACTGCCACTCAGAGATCTTCGTATGGGTTGGCCAAGAAGTAGTCCCCAAGAACAAGTTGCAAGCCTTAACTATTGGAGAG AAATTCATTGAGAAAGATTCTCTCCTGGAAAAGTTATCCCCTGAAGCCCCTATATATGTGATCATGGAAGGTGGTGAGCCAAGTTTCTTCACCAGGTTTTTCACTTCTTGGGATTCTTCAAAGTCTGCT ATGCATGGAAACTCATTCCAGAGAAAGCTCAGAATTGTCAAAAATGGTGGAACTCCAGTTGCAGAG AAACCGAAACGAAGAACTCCAGCTTCATATGGTGGCCGTGCCAGTGTTCCAGACAAATCACAGCAGCGGTCAAGAAGCATGTCGTTTAGTCCAGACAGGGTTCGCGTGAGGGGAAGATCTCCAGCTTTCAATGCACTCGCAGCAACGTTTGAGAGCCAAAACGCAAGAAACCTCTCAACACCTCCCCCTGTAGTTAGAAAACTCTACCCTAGATCTGTTACTCCTGATTCCTCAAAGCTTGCTCCCAAGTCTTCAGCCATTGCTTCTCGTAGTGCCCTTTTCGAACAACAACTAAAAACACCTCCCCAAGAACCTTCAATACCAAAATCACTCAAAG CGAGCCCAAAGACACCCGAGTCTCCAGCACCAGGATCCAACTCAAATGgaaaggaggagaagaaggagaatGGGAAGGAGGAGGAGAAATCAATGAGCAGCAGGATAGAATATCTGACGATCCAAGAAGATGCTAAGGAAGGagtggaagatgaagaagatttgCCAGCTTACCCATACGAACGTCTCAAGACAACTTCTGCTGATCCTGTCTCAGAGATTGATGTAACAAGGAGAGAG GCTTACCTTTCATCAGAGGAGTTCAAAGAGAAATTTGGTATGACGAAAGAAGCTTTCTACAAGCTGCCTAAATGGAAACAGAACAAATTCAAGATGGCTGTTCAGCTCTTCTGA
- the LOC103862157 gene encoding uncharacterized protein LOC103862157: MANNSGTDEEMNQSEEPRTPLKRPVLKNDTGFAMVWTPEEQATLDNALLKEPKDASKYSCVSRYARISLEFPNKTTKNIAMHCRWIKELRRVKSESSNSAPQDAVIDEVINQNGKLFYQIFDNLSYSLKLEENLTLFNKSRDNIMVLVNKLNENVPDQMKHMPPLPEKLNDDLFKFIGSKSNLP, translated from the coding sequence ATGGCGAATAATTCCGGCACAGACGAAGAGATGAATCAATCCGAGGAGCCAAGGACCCCGCTGAAGAGACCAGTCTTGAAAAACGACACTGGATTCGCCATGGTATGGACCCCTGAAGAACAAGCAACTCTAGATAACGCCCTACTCAAAGAACCTAAGGACGCTTCTAAATATTCGTGTGTCTCACGTTATGCGAGAATCTCGTTAGAGTTTCCAAATAAGACCACCAAAAATATCGCTATGCATTGCAGATGGATCAAAGAATTGAGAAGAGTCAAATCTGAGAGTTCAAACTCAGCTCCTCAAGATGCGGTCATCGATGAGGTAATTAACCAAAACGGAAAACTGTTTTATCAGATTTTTGATAATCTCTCATATTCCTTAAAGCTCGAAGAAAACCTTACGCTCTTCAACAAATCCCGCGACAATATCATGGTACTTGTCAACAAGCTCAACGAGAATGTGCCGGACCAGATGAAGCATATGCCACCATTGCCTGAGAAATTGAACGatgatttatttaaattcatTGGTTCAAAATCAAATCTACCATAG
- the LOC103861932 gene encoding cadmium/zinc-transporting ATPase HMA3: MANVEETTKKKLQTSYFDVVGICCSSEVSLVGEILRPLDGVKEFSVIVPSRTVIVVHDILLISPLQIVKALNKARLEASVRPYGETSLTSQWPSPFAVVSGVLLALSFLKYFYSPLEWFAVVAVVAGVFPILAKAVASVTRFRVDINALTLIAVIATVCMEDYTEAATIVFLFSVADWLESSAAHKASTVMSSLMSLAPRKAVIAETGQEVDVDDVGINTVVSVKAGESIPIDGVVVDGSCDVDEKTLTGESFPVSKQRDSTVLAATINLNGYIKVKTTALARDCVVAKMTKLVEEAQKSQTKTQRFIDKCSRYYTPAVVVVAACFAVIPVLLKVQNLSHWFHLALVVLVSGCPCGLILSTPVATFCALTKAATSGFLIKTGDCLETLAKIRISAFDKTGTITKAEFTVSDFKSLSPNINLKTLLYWVSSIESKSSHPMAAALIDYARSVSVEPTPDRVENFQNFPGEGVYGRIDGQDIYIGNKRIAQRAGCLSTVPGIEANMKRGKTIGYIYIGEELTGSFNLLDGCRHGAAQALQELKSLNIKTAMLTGDNRDAAMSIQEQLGDALDIVHAELLPQDKARIIDEFKSQGPTMMVGDGLNDAPALAKADIGISMGISGSALATETGDIILMSNDINKIPKGMRLARRSHRKVIENVVLSVGIKGAIMVLGLVGYPLIWAAVLADAGTCLLVILNSMMLLRDEREAAPVCYRASPLSPVKLEEPEVEDLEVGLLQKSGETSKKSCCSGCCSGPKDKQTGDLESF, from the exons ATGGCCAACGTTGAAGAGACAACGAAGAAGAAGTTACAGACAAGCTACTTCGATGTGGTCGGAATCTGCTGTTCATCTGAAGTTTCTCTTGTCGGAGAAATTCTTCGTCCTCTTGACGGCGTCAAAGAATTCTCCGTCATCGTCCCTTCTAGAACCGTCATCGTTGTCCATGACATCCTCTTGATCTCTCCGCTTCAAATCG TCAAGGCACTGAATAAAGCTAGGTTAGAAGCAAGCGTGAGACCATACGGAGAGACAAGCTTGACTAGTCAATGGCCAAGCCCTTTTGCAGTTGTTTCTGGTGTATTGCTTGCTCTCTCCTTCCTCAAATACTTTTATAGTCCTCTTGAGTGGTTCGCTGTTGTTGCTGTGGTGGCTGGAGTTTTTCCTATTCTCGCTAAAGCTGTTGCTTCTGTCACAAGGTTTAGGGTTGACATCAACGCTCTCACTCTAATTgctg TGATTGCAACAGTATGTATGGAGGATTACACAGAAGCTGCTACAATTGTGTTTTTATTCTCTGTTGCAGATTGGCTCGAGTCAAGTGCTGCTCACAAG GCAAGCACGGTGATGTCATCGCTGATGAGCTTAGCGCCTAGAAAGGCAGTGATAGCGGAAACTGGGCAAGAAGTTGACGTAGATGACGTTGGAATAAACACAGTTGTTTCAGTTAAAGCTGGAGAAAGTATACCGATCGATGGAGTTGTGGTGGATGGAAGCTGTGATGTGGATGAGAAAACATTGACAGGAGAGTCATTCCCTGTCTCCAAACAAAGAGACTCTACTGTTTTGGCTGCAACCATAAATCTTAATG GTTATATAAAGGTCAAAACTACAGCTCTAGCCAGAGACTGTGTGGTTGCGAAAATGACTAAGCTTGTAGAAGAAGCACAGAAAAGCCAAACTAAAACTCAAAGGTTTATTGACAAATGTTCTCGCTACTACACTCCAG ctgttgttgttgtagcCGCATGTTTTGCTGTCATCCCTGTCTTGTTAAAGGTTCAAAACCTCAGCCATTGGTTTCACTTAGCACTTGTTGTGTTGGTAAGCGGTTGTCCATGTGGTCTTATCCTATCCACACCCGTTGCTACCTTTTGTGCTCTCACTAAGGCAGCTACCTCCGGCTTTTTGATCAAAACCGGTGATTGTCTAGAAACCTTGGCAAAGATCAGGATTTCTGCTTTTGACAAAACAGGAACCATTACAAAAGCCGAGTTCACGGTCTCCGATTTTAAGTCTCTTTCTCCAAATATCAATCTGAAAACTTTGCTTTACTG GGTCTCAAGCATAGAAAGCAAGTCAAGCCATCCGATGGCAGCTGCCCTTATTGACTACGCGAGATCAGTTTCTGTTGAGCCTACACCTGATAGGGTCGAGAACTTTCAGAACTTTCCAGGAGAAGGAGTTTATGGGAGAATAGACGGTCAAGATATCTACATTGGAAACAAAAGAATTGCACAAAGAGCTGGATGCTTAAGTACAG TTCCGGGTATTGAAGCTAATATGAAGCGGGGTAAGACCATTGGTTACATATACATTGGAGAAGAACTGACCGGTAGTTTCAACCTTTTGGATGGTTGTCGACATGGGGCTGCTCAAGCTCTCCAGGAGCTCAAGTCCTTAAACATCAAAACCGCAATGCTCACAGGAGATAACCGAGACGCAGCCATGTCTATTCAAGAACAG CTAGGGGACGCTTTGGATATAGTTCATGCAGAACTTCTTCCACAAGACAAAGCAAGAATCATCGATGAGTTCAAGAGCCAAGGGCCTACAATGATGGTAGGAGACGGGCTTAACGATGCACCGGCCTTAGCCAAAGCAGACATTGGCATTTCAATGGGGATCTCAGGGTCAGCACTTGCGACAGAGACAGGAGATATCATCCTTATGTCCAACGACATAAACAAGATACCTAAAGGGATGAGACTAGCGAGGAGAAGTCATAGGAAAGTGATTGAGAATGTGGTTTTGTCTGTGGGCATTAAAGGAGCAATCATGGTGCTTGGTTTGGTAGGTTACCCTCTCATTTGGGCAGCTGTTCTTGCAGATGCAGGGACTTGTTTGCTTGTGATACTCAATAGTATGATGCTTCTACGTGATGAGCGTGAAGCTGCACCTGTGTGTTACCGTGCTTCTCCTTTGTCGCCGGTGAAGCTTGAGGAGCCTGAAGTGGAGGATCTAGAAGTGGGCTTGTTGCAGAAGAGTGGGGAGACAAGTAAAAAGAGTTGTTGCTCTGGTTGTTGTAGTGGCCCTAAGGACAAGCAAACAGGGGACTTAGAGAGTTTCTGA
- the LOC103861933 gene encoding peroxidase 45 — protein sequence MEKKTNQTIFSIFSLLLLFSSCVSAQLRTGFYQNSCPNVESIVRNAVRQKFQQTFVTAPATLRLFFHDCFVRGCDASILIASPSEKDHPDDMSLAGDGFDTVVKAKQAVDRDPKCRNKVSCADILALATREVVVLTGGPSYPVELGRRDGRLSTKASVQNNLPQPGFNLNQLNAMFNRHGLSQTDMIALSGAHTLGFAHCGKFSNRIYNFSPRTRIDPSLNSGYALQLRQMCPQRVDPRIAINMDPTTPRTFDNAYFKNLQQGKGLFTSDQVLFTDQRSRATVNSFANSETAFRQAFVSAITKLGRVGVKTGNAGEIRRDCSRFN from the exons ATGGAGAAGAAGACTAACCAAACAATATTCTCCatattttctcttcttcttctcttttcttcatGTGTATCTGCTCAGCTTCGGACAGGTTTCTACCAGAACTCATGTCCGAACGTAGAAAGCATTGTCCGTAATGCCGTCCGTCAAAAATTCCAGCAGACTTTTGTCACTGCTCCCGCCACTCTCCGCCTTTTCTTCCACGATTGCTTCGTTCGC GGATGTGATGCTTCGATATTGATAGCATCTCCGTCGGAGAAAGACCATCCAGACGACATGTCATTGGCCGGAGACGGATTCGATACGGTGGTGAAGGCGAAGCAGGCCGTTGATAGAGATCCTAAATGCCGCAACAAAGTTTCATGTGCTGACATTTTGGCTCTCGCTACTCGTGAAGTCGTCGTTTTG ACCGGAGGACCTAGCTACCCGGTGGAGCTAGGGAGGAGAGATGGCAGATTATCTACGAAGGCAAGCGTTCAAAACAATTTGCCACAGCCCGGTTTTAACCTAAACCAGCTCAACGCCATGTTCAACCGTCACGGTCTCTCTCAAACCGACATGATCGCCCTCTCAG GAGCGCACACTCTCGGATTCGCACATTGTGGAAAATTCTCAAACCGAATTTACAATTTTAGCCCTAGAACCCGTATCGACCCGAGTTTGAACAGTGGCTACGCGCTTCAGCTTCGCCAGATGTGCCCGCAACGTGTGGACCCACGTATCGCGATCAACATGGACCCGACCACGCCACGTACATTCGACAACGCTTACTTCAAGAACCTTCAACAAGGAAAGGGTCTTTTCACGTCTGATCAAGTATTGTTTACAGACCAACGGTCTAGAGCTACGGTTAACTCGTTTGCCAACAGTGAAACTGCATTTAGGCAAGCTTTTGTCTCAGCCATCACGAAGTTGGGTCGTGTTGGGGTTAAGACTGGTAATGCTGGTGAGATTCGAAGGGATTGTTCACGTTTCAATTAG
- the LOC103861934 gene encoding ATPase 2, plasma membrane-type, whose product MGLEDIKNETVDLEKIPIEEVFQQLKCTKEGLTTQEGEARVQIFGLNKLEEKKESKILKFLGFMWNPLSWVMEAAAIMAIALANGDGRPPDWQDFVGIICLLVINSTISFIEENNAGNAAAALMAGLAPKTKVLRDGKWSEQEAAILVPGDIVSIKLGDIIPADARLLEGDPLKVDQSALTGESLPVTKHPGQGVFSGSTCKQGEIEAVVIATGVHTFFGKAAHLVDSTNQVGHFQKVLTAIGNFCICSIAIGMVIEIIVMYPIQRRKYRDGIDNLLVLLIGGIPIAMPTVLSVTMAIGSHKLSQQGAITKRMTAIEELAGMDVLCSDKTGTLTLNKLSVDKNLVEVFCKGVEKDQVLLFAAMASRIENQDAIDAAMVGMLSDPKEARAGIREVHFLPFNPTDKRTALTYIDSSGNWHRVSKGAPEQILELCKASNDLSKRVLDIIEKYAERGLRSLAVSRQTVPEKTKESLGSRWEFVGLLPLFDPPRHDSAETIRRALHLGVNVKMITGDQLAIGKETGRRLGMGTNMYPSSALLGNHKDPALANIPVEDLIEQADGFAGVFPEHKYEIVKKLQERKHIVGMTGDGVNDAPALKKADIGIAVDDATDAARGASDIVLTEPGLSVIISAVLTSRAIFQRMKNYTIYAVSITIRIVLGFMLIALIWKFDFSAFMVLIIAILNDGTIMTISKDRVKPSPTPDSWKLREIFATGVVLGSYLAVMTVVFFWLAHETDFFSNLFGVRSIKGNDHELMSALYLQVSIISQALIFVTRSRSWSFVERPGALLMIAFLIAQLVATLIAVYANWEFAEVKGIGWGWAGVIWLYSIITYFPLDVIKFAIRYTLTGKAWLNMFESRTALTTKKDFGKEEREAQWAVAQRTLHGLQPKEPVNIIPEKGGYRELSEIAEQAKKRAEIARLRELHTLKGHVESVAKLKGLDIETPGHYTV is encoded by the exons ATGGGTCTTGAGGATATCAAGAACGAGACTGTTGATCTG GAGAAAATTCCAATAGAGGAAGTATTCCAGCAGCTAAAATGTACAAAGGAAGGTTTGACGACACAGGAAGGGGAAGCCAGAGTTCAGATCTTTGGCTTGAACAAGCTCGAAGAGAAGAAG GAAAGCAAGATTCTCAAGTTTTTGGGGTTTATGTGGAATCCTCTTTCATGGGTCATGGAAGCTGCTGCGATCATGGCTATTGCTTTGGCCAACGGGGATGGTAGACCTCCGGATTGGCAGGACTTTGTTGGTATCATCTGTCTTCTCGTCATCAACTCTACCATCAGTTTCATAGAAGAAAACAACGCCGGTAACGCCGCTGCTGCTCTCATGGCTGGTCTGGCTCCTAAAACCAAG GTTCTTAGGGATGGGAAATGGAGTGAACAAGAAGCTGCTATTCTTGTCCCGGGAGATATCGTTAGCATTAAACTTGGAGATATCATCCCTGCCGATGCTCGTCTTCTCGAAGGTGATCCTTTAAAGGTGGACCAGTCTGCTCTTACCGGAGAGTCCCTCCCTGTAACCAAGCACCCTGGCCAAGGAGTGTTCTCTGGCTCAACCTGTAAACAAGGAGAGATAGAGGCCGTTGTTATCGCCACAGGTGTTCACACCTTCTTCGGTAAAGCTGCTCATCTTGTGGACAGCACAAACCAAGTTGGACATTTCCAGAAGGTTCTTACAGCTATTGGAAACTTCTGTATCTGTTCCATTGCAATTGGTATGGTGATTGAGATTATTGTCATGTACCCTATCCAACGCCGAAAGTACAGAGACGGGATTGATAATCTCTTGGTCCTATTGATCGGTGGTATCCCCATTGCTATGCCTACGGTTTTGTCGGTGACAATGGCTATTGGTTCTCACAAGCTGTCTCAGCAAGGTGCCATCACCAAGCGTATGACTGCCATCGAAGAATTGGCCGGGATGGATGTGCTGTGCAGTGACAAAACAGGGACGCTAACCCTCAATAAACTGAGTGTGGACAAAAACTTGGTTGAGGTTTTCTGCAAGGGTGTGGAGAAAGATCAAGTTCTTTTATTTGCGGCTATGGCTTCAAGAATTGAGAACCAGGACGCCATCGATGCAGCAATGGTTGGGATGCTTTCTGATCCAAAGGAGGCCCGGGCTGGAATTAGAGAAGTGCATTTCCTTCCATTCAACCCTACTGATAAGAGAACTGCTTTGACGTACATAGACTCTAGTGGTAACTGGCACAGAGTCAGTAAAGGTGCTCCTGAGCAGATTCTTGAACTTTGTAAAGCCAGCAATGACCTTAGCAAGAGGGTGCTCGATATTATCGAAAAGTATGCCGAGCGTGGTCTCAGGTCCTTGGCTGTTTCTCGCCAG ACGGTGCCAGAGAAAACAAAGGAAAGCCTTGGTAGCCGATGGGAGTTTGTTGGCTTGTTGCCACTATTTGATCCCCCAAGACATGACAGTGCTGAAACCATTCGAAGGGCTTTGCATCTTGGTGTTAACGTCAAGATGATCACTG GTGACCAACTTGCTATTGGAAAGGAAACTGGTCGCAGACTTGGAATGGGAACAAACATGTACCCGTCCTCGGCTCTTCTCGGTAACCACAAGGACCCAGCACTTGCCAATATTCCTGTTGAGGACTTGATCGAACAGGCTGATGGTTTTGCTGGAGTCTTCCCAG AGCACAAATACGAAATCGTGAAGAAGTTGCAAGAGAGGAAGCATATTGTTGGAATGACTGGTGATGGTGTCAATGATGCTCCTGCTTTGAAGAAAGCTGATATTGGTATTGCTGTCGATGATGCTACTGACGCGGCTCGGGGTGCTTCAGATATCGTTCTCACTGAGCCTGGACTCAGCGTTATCATCAGTGCTGTCCTCACCAGCAGAGCTATTTTCCAGAGAATGAAGAACTACACTATATATGCAGTTTCAATCACAATCCGTATCGTGCTTGGTTTCATGCTTATTGCTTTGATATGGAAGTTTGACTTCTCAGCATTTATGGTTCTGATCATTGCCATTCTTAACGATG GTACCATCATGACAATTTCAAAGGACAGAGTCAAGCCATCTCCCACACCTGATAGCTGGAAACTTAGAGAAATTTTCGCTACTGGAGTTGTGCTTGGAAGCTACCTAGCCGTCATGACTGTTGTTTTCTTCTGGTTGGCACACGAGACCGACTTTTTCTCG AACCTGTTTGGTGTGAGGTCCATCAAGGGTAATGACCACGAGTTAATGAGTGCATTGTATTTACAAGTTAGTATCATTAGTCAAGCTCTAATCTTCGTAACAAGATCAAGGAGTTGGTCCTTTGTTGAACGTCCTGGAGCGTTGCTGATGATTGCTTTCCTCATTGCACAACTG GTTGCCACTTTGATTGCGGTCTACGCAAACTGGGAATTCGCGGAGGTTAAAGGTATTGGATGGGGATGGGCTGGAGTAATATGGCTATACAGTATTATAACATACTTCCCACTGGACGTTATCAAGTTTGCCATTCGATACACCTTGACTGGAAAGGCTTGGCTCAACATGTTTGAGAGCAGGACAGCTTTAACGACCAAGAAAGATTTTGGAAAAGAAGAGAGGGAGGCTCAGTGGGCAGTTGCTCAGAGGACACTTCATGGTTTACAGCCAAAAGAACCTGTTAACATCATCCCTGAGAAAGGAGGTTACAGAGAATTGTCTGAGATTGCAGAGCAAGCCAAGAAAAGAGCTGAGATCGCTAG GCTTAGGGAGCTGCACACACTCAAGGGACATGTGGAATCAGTAGCTAAGCTAAAGGGGTTGGACATTGAAACTCCAGGACACTACACTGTCTAG